Sequence from the Opisthocomus hoazin isolate bOpiHoa1 chromosome 7, bOpiHoa1.hap1, whole genome shotgun sequence genome:
CACCACGACcaccaggtgagcagagcaccctggcagagatgCTCAGGATAACAGAAGTTTCAGCAACGTCATAGGAAATTCGTATTTGTGTTTTCACCAAGAGCTTTCTGCACACACTAAACGTTTCCAAAGGCATCTTCATCATCATCTGAAACTCAAAGACAGGCTACACACTACTAGGATACACAGTCGACTACCATATAATATACCAGCCAGCCTACTCCATGCCATATCTAGGTGCCACACCAGTAGTCCAGCCTGCCAGGTGGTGTGACAGCGCAGGGGTAACGTGCCCTGGTGACCAAGTCAGTCTGGACAGAAGGTAAcagggggtggagggaggaggaCAGAGGGAGTGGGATGTGATGGGCACCGAAACCTCCCAGAAGAGCCAGACTTCCACGCTAAGCTGCCCGGTGAAGCCTCCTGGGAAAGCGGCACAGAGAACTCAGCCTGGGCTCCACCTCCCCATTAGAAACACAAGAGAAGGGATGGTCAGAAGGTGCTTAACCTGCCTGAGCCCATTTTTCCAGCTGAAGGAAGAAAGCTTGTGGCTCAGAGTGGCAAGAGGTGACAAGGGCTCAGGGCTGGAAGCACAAATGCGCACAGAGCAGCCCTGTTAAACACAGAAATACACCGGGTGAGAACACATCACCGTCCGCACTGATTTGAAAACCTGATTTTCCCTGCAGTGCTTTGCTGGCTTTTGCTGTTCTGCAAGCGACGTGACGGGACACGCGGCGGGGACGCTTGCGGAGAGCGCGGGCGTCGATCTCCAAGCACACCGGCCACGGCTGCCCCTCGCCAAACCCCCAGGCCCCACGCTGGAGATGTTCAGGCTCAGCCCTGAGAGGCACCCGATATGAGTCCACTGCTCCCACGTGTTGGGtgcccctccccacccaccccctgccGCTCTCCTTCACGCCAAGTTTCAGAAAATTTCTGAGGTGGcttaaaaatgaggattttttttttctttgaagcaatATTAGTGGAATTCCCCTGTGAAACCAGCCCAGCTTCCTATTTCACAGCTTGGCGGAGAGCTGACCTGCAGATCTTTGATAACCAAACGCTTCCAACTCAGATCTGCTGCATTCAGGCCTGTGCTCGACTTGTTGGCTGCTGTCACCAAGAGGTTTCCCTCTAAAACTGGGAGTTTTCTTCACCCGTGCAGCCTTTGGCAACAAGGTTTCAGCCACCTCTCCAGAGAATGACAAACACTGTAGTTGTGTacaaattttattctgaaaacaaaCCCCAGCACATCGCTTTGACAAGCAAAAGACTacacaaaatacagaataaaataagaggaggaaaaaaaaaaaagcgctctcttttttctttagcCTGGGCCCTGCCTCTGCGTGTACAGCGCGGAAGGATGCCTCATGGAACCAGCGAGTGAGCAGGCTTCCCTTCTAGGCTTCTCGACGTTTTTCTTTACGAACACAAAACAGAACCCAGCAGCAAAATCCCAGCTCGGAGAGCTGCACCCTCAGCTCAGCGCGTCCTCGGTTTATCCACTAACAGCGGGCCAGACCTTGGCTGGAATTGGGATTACAactttggatttttctttctaaacacaGAAAAGTGACcacaagaagggaagaaagaaccTGTACCCAGCCCTCGTTAAAGGGAGGCGTTTACCTCGTTATTTCCAGtctcctccccagctccagcctgctTCCAGCTCacacctctccagcttctcctccagctccagccaggcagcaatcccTCGGTCATCTGCACCCAGCTCGCTCTACCTATTCAACCTTTAACTTCTTAAACCAGAGAGGGTGACTGTGACCAGCCAAAACTCCTCCCCCTAAACCCTCAAACCGACAAACGCCGCGGCTGAACTGCAGGACGCAGCCcccctgttccccccacccccaccccgcggcGGCTGGTTCCGCTCGCTCCTCTCCTCACACGTTACCACCGCTGCACGGGAAGACGCTGGTCTGGTTCACTAACCTTCACTAACCTAGCCTCGCTGGGAAGCGCCGCAGCAGCATCCTTCCGAGCGCCGACACGCAGGACAGAACGCTGACCGTTTGTCGTTAGCCTAAAATCCCTGGCCGAGCCCAAAAACCAGTCGCAGGGGGCTGCGGTCGGCCAGTCTGGCTATTTCCCCTTCTTGGCCTTCGCGGCCGCGGCGGTGCTGGTCTTGGCTTTCTTCTTTGCTGACCCCTTGGTCTCGGGCTCCTTGCGCTTGGCCGAGGTGATGGAGCCTGTCACCTTGAAGAAGTCGTCCAGCCGGCCCTGCGTGCTGCCCTGCCGGCTCTTGCTCAGCCGCTTGACCCCGTTGCGGATCCGCTCTTCGTTGAACTGCTTCTCCCCGCACATGAACTGGACGAGCTGCTCTTCGTTCGGCTCGGTCCACTTCAGCTCGACGGCGTCGGGGTTGACGACGTCAGGCTCTAGAAAGAGCTTCTGGGCCTCTTTGTGCAACCAGTTCTCAGGCAGGGGGTACTTCTTGGTGTCTAGCTGCTGAACGATCCTCTCGATGGTTTTGTGCTCCCTGATGAGATCGACAGCGCGCTTGGGCCCGATGCCGCGGATGCTCTCGCAGTAGTCGCAGCCCAGGAGGATACACAGATCCACAAACTGCTCCCAGGTCAGCTGTAGGTCCTGCAGAATACGGTTCAGGTGGAACTCCTGGATGGGCAGCTTCTTCGTCTCGCTGGCAGTGAGGTGCCGCATCAGGACGGGACTGCCAAAGGTCAGGCAATCCATATCCTCCGTGGCAGCGGCGTAGACCTTCCCAGCCTTCACCAAGGTAGCGCAGCTGGCTTCGGCCTCCCCCGGCGCCTCCACGTAGGGGATGCCCATCAGCGTCAGCAACTTCTTGCACTCGTCGGTGTGCTGCTGGGTCACCTTGACCAGCCTCTTGCTGTACTTCTCAATGTTGTTCTCTTCTCCGGCTTCCTGAGCCTCCTGCAGGTGTTTCTCGGCCTCGGCCCGGCGCTCCGTCCGCTTCGCCAGCTCCCCCGATTTCAGCTGCGGGGGCTTGCCGTCGAAGACGTAAACCGGTTTGATCCCGTTCTCCACCATGCGGATGGTCCGGTAGAACATGCCCATCAGGTGGCTCGTGGTCTCGCCCTCCTCGTTCTGCAGGACCTCGGCTCCCTGCCGCACGGCGATCAGGAACTGGTAGATGCTCATGGAGGCGTCGATAGCGACCTTCCGGCCGAAGTAAGACTTGATGTCGTTCTCCCGGATGGCACCAGGAGCCACGTCGGCGATGAGCTTGGCCAGGCCATGGATTCCCATCCTGGGGAACGGAAAAGGGGACATTGGGAGTGGAAAAGGGGACTTTGGGAACAGCCTCTGCATGCACACGGTGCCGGGGGCAGCTATGGGTTGacagctgggctgtggggctgctgcaCCCCCTAAGCAGGGGGGATCAAAGCTGCCTCCCCTGCAAACCATCACCCCACTGGCTGCCATCACCCCGCTTCCAGCCTCAGCCTCCCCCGGCCCACCGTTCTCCCCCTACCCACCATCCTGCCCCCACCTCAGCCTCCCCACACTGTCACCCCCCTTCctacctcagcctctccccatcaTGCCTCCAGCCCCCATTCCCCCCTCCCTGCTattccttctccctgctgcaggctccccagggctgccgtcagccccgctTTCCGCCCCCCCAGCACGCCATTACCCCTTCCATCGCCCACCTCTTCCCGCCTTAGCCTCTGCCGCCCGAggatccccccctcccccagctctcaGGGCCTGCCGTTATCGCTCTCTCCTCGATACAACCTCACCGTTatcctccccccccttcccgctgTGGCCTCTCCAGGCCCGCAGATACCCGCCTCAGCCTTTCCAGCCGCCATTATCCCCCCCCGAGCCCGCTCCAGCCGCCATTATTCCCCCCCAGGCCCGcctcagcctctccagccgcCATAATCCCCCTCCCGGGCCTCCACCGGCTTCTCCAGCCGCCATTACCCTCCCCCCGGGCCTCCCTCGGCCTCTCCAGCCGCCATTATCCCCCCCCCGAGCCCGCCTCGGCTTCTCCAGCCGCCATTATCcctccccccgggccccccccagcctctccagccgccATTATCCCCCCCCGTCCCGCCTCAGCCGCCATTACCCCGCAGCTCGCTCCCGCGCTCCTGCCGCAACGCCTGCCGGGAGCCGGAACAGCCAATAGCGAGCTGCTCCCGCTGGCCCCGCCCACCCGTCCCGGCATGCCCCGCTCTCCACTTCCGTttccggcggcggcgggagcggagggAGACGTgtcggggcggggagcgggacggCGGCGGCATGGTGAGGGCCGGGGGGCCTTGGGGAGGGATTGGGGACTGGGCCGGGGGCCGAGACCGGGGACTGGGCCGGGGGACCGAGGGACCGGGAGACCGGGAGACTGGGGGCCAGGGGGACTGGGAGACTGGGCCGTGggccgtgggcaggggctggggccggggacTGGTCCGCAGGCAGGGGCAGGCCCAGGCCACGTCCCGTTTCCCGGCGGTGCCGCTCACCGCCGCCGCGTCCCCGCAGGAGCTGGAGGCCATGAGCAGATACACCAGCCCGGTGAACCCGGCTGTCTTCCCGCACCTGACCGTGGTGCTGCTGGCCATCGGCATGTTCTTCACCGCCTGGTTCTTCGTGTATCCCCGGGGCGGGAGCCGGGGGGCGGGCGGACGGGGGGTCCCCTCACCTTCCTCCGCCTCCGTTACCGCCTTAACCCGTGGGCCCGCAGCTACGAGGTGACTTCTACCAAGTACACGCGGGACATCTACAAGGAGCTGCTGATCTCGCTGGTGGCCTCGCTCTTCATGGGCTTCGgcgtcctcttcctcctgctgtggGTCGGTATCTACGTCTGAGGCCCGGGCGGAGGAGCGCCGGTGCCGCCTCGTCGCTGCCCCGCAGCTGTAAGTGTTCAGGGGGGGTGGAAATGCACCCCTGCGCCAGCTGTTTTTtagaaaaagctgcttttctgggGGGGGATATAGGCAGAGTGCCCCAAAGCTGTGCCCTCAGCCCAGTGGGAGCCCGGCAGCTGCACCGTCGAGTGGGTTTAGCTGGAGAGCGAACTGCAGGCAGAACCTGCGGCCCCCCGCTTCCAGGCAGCGAGGGACTGCCTGTGCCCGGCTTGGCCTTTGCTCTGGGGCTGGGATGGCAGCGGAGCCCGGTGCGGAACGCTGCCTCACCGGCCTCCCTCTCTCCTTCGGGTCTAGGTGGGAAGCCCTGCAGAAgctctttttgtatttcttttgtacTTCAACAACGAAGCCCGTCTCGGGCACGGACTGTGCTCCCGCCAGCCCGACAAACCAAACCTGAATAAAACCGGCCCCGTGATGCACCCGCCTTTGGTCTCCTGCTTTGTCTTTTagataccttttcttttttcacccaGCTTTTCCAACCCGTTTCGGTATCGGCACAAAGATCCTCGGGATGCGCCCCGTGTCGGTCGCAGAGCTGTGTGTGCCCAGAAGCGTTTCGGTGCAGCCAGACTCCAGAAAATAAGCACTTCCCGCTTCTTCCTGCTTTTATATCCCTCAGTGTTCGTTATCGGTGTGTCCCATCGCTCTTTTTCCAGAGGGCTCTGCCCGTTCCCATCCCGAGCCAGCAGCTTGGTGGCTCAGTGGAGAGGCAGGGACTGCCCCGAGGTGCTTCACTGACCCCCAGCAGCGCGCGCTGGGGCTCTCCTGTGCCGGGAACGGAGCCGACGGGAACGCCCGGTCCCGCTCTTGGGCCAGGCTCCGTGCTCCGGAGGCGCCAGGTGGCCGGACCGTCTGCCCTGGGTGAGACAGCGTTCCCGGGTGATGCGCTGGTGGGGCTCCTCGGACGCACGGCGAGAATCCTGCTTGCCTGGTGGGAAGCGAGGGCCTGGGAGGCACGCTTGAGAAGTAGGGGACAGAATAACCTTGTGGGGGATTAATTAGCGGTCAATTAACGGCCTCGCCTAGAGAAGAGGAGTTTGTGGCATCCATAACTATATTTTTACAGGCGGTTTTGGATCTGTAGCCCAGCTTTCACAGCGACTGGATCGCAAAGGCAGAAGTTTGGCAGGTAGCTTGCAGGTTGAAAGCGCTCGTTTGCTGCTTGGGAGGGAAGCTTTCCCTCTGTGGACGCTCCGACCTCTGAAGGTGTGAGCAGTGAGagctctttatttctgtttttttgtacCTTTTGCAAAGCACGCTCCGTGGCCGGGACCCCCTGACGGGACATGCCTGGGGCCTCCTGCTAATTAATGACCCCGGGGTTCCTCTGTCTTTCAGGAAGCGGTTTTACAGCTGTCAGACTGATTTCATAGCAAGGGAGGAATGCGCCGGGAGCCGACCTTGGATACAAAgcagtatttatatatttatttatacggGCATATTTACCTCCAGCATAAAACAAAGTCTAaataagccaaacaaaaaaaaaaaaaagtggggaaacCGGAGACTCGGCACTCAAATTCagcaaaatataaatataaaccggaaagaaaggagggaaacCACGCTTGTTCCCCACAAATAAAAACCGATAATCAATAATACCTGCTAAGAACGCAACTCTACAAACTCGCTGGCAATATACAGTGATTAAAGCTGTGACAGCAACGTTTAAACCGAACAAATTAgtgctttacttgttttttttgttgtttttttttttttcttaattcttgcAGTGGTGGCGTCGTCTCTATTTACAGGCTTTAAGCTCTAACGGTAGGACAGAACGTTGGTGAAAATTTGCTTTTTGAAACAAACTCCGCCACGGCCGAGCTTTGGCGAGCGTTGCCGCAGGAGGAGAGGGTTCGGCCCGGGCTGCACCCGCGGGGAAAGGCCCGACTGATTGTTAACTCCCTCGTTACTgattggggatgggggggtggggggaggctacGCCGACAGCCGTTTCTGCAGGCCCTGAAGCAATCCTGTGACCCTTTAATAACAACAAGACCCTGCTGAGCTCGGTTCTGCCTCGCTGGTGGAACCGGCACGCGCTTTGTGATCTACTTTAAGGCAACAGATGGGATTTGGGATATAAGATGCTAAAACCTGCATTCTggctccctctcctctcagccCGGTGCTGCTCCGCTGCGAAACGTGGGGCAAGGGCCGGCCTTTGCGCTTCAGGTGTTGCCTCATCTCCGTTCTGATGCTAACCTGCCACCATTTTTGCAGCACGGAGCATTTTAGGCTGTTCCCTCGTGCTGTCCTGGGAGCAGAAAAAGGCACTAGGGATGTTCCTGTAGCCCTTAGGCACTTGGTTTGCAGGGGGCCCTCATACCCCTCCGTGGCAGGGACACCCGAGAGACTCCATCTCCCTCGGGCCACGTTTCTAGTGATTGCTTGAttcccccccggccccaggaGCGGCTTTCCCCGCGGCGGCGTGCGATGCGCTCGTGGGTCTGAGCTCAGCCAGGCCCACCGGCGAGGCGGTGGCTGGGTGCTGGTGACCTTGGGCAGCGCCGGCCCTCGCCACGCCGCCCGTCACCTCTCCAGGGGTGAAAGGAACACGCTTCAGCCCCAGCTCGCCAGCGCAAGGGGAAACAGCGGCTCGGAGCAGGCCACCGCTCGGCTGCGCAGCCGTCGAAGAGCGCGTGGCTTCACTCACCTCGATGAGGACTTGCCAGCCCGGGCCACTGATTGCCAAGCGGAGAATAAAAGCTGCCAAGAAAGTAACTTCCCAGTTTAAGGCCAAGCGAAAAAGCTTGGGGTGGGGTGAGGGAAGAGCGCTGCGTCCGAGGGTTTCCTCCCCAGCCGCAGGCAGAAGCAGGGAATCCAGAGCGCGGAGCTGACCCATCCCAAGCCCTGGGACCTCTAGCTTTCTTCAGGGCAGTCCCCTGGCTTGGCTCCTTGGCTGCCCGGGCCTCCCTGCTCGCCCTCGGGTTCCTGCCTGCCCAGGCTTCAGTGCACTTTAGTAACTGGAGAGCATCGCCAAGGTGTAGTTAGGTGTTTGCTGCCCGTAGGTGTGCAGCGGGAAGGAAGACCTGACCTGAAACTGCCCTACAAATAAAGAGCCAGGTCCTTTGGTGGCAGATGctctggctgctctgctgggacaAGCTCAGAAAGTTCTGAGATGGGTGACAGGAGGTGAAGCTGCTCCCCGGACTGGGGAGAGGAGGCCAGGCAGGGTCCCACGCGATGGGTGACAGGAGATGAAGCTGCTCCCTGGACTGGGAGGAGAAGGCTGGGCAGGGTCCCACGCGATGGGTGACAGGAGGTGAAGCTGCTCCCTGGACTGGGGAGAGGAGGCCAGGCAGGGTCCCACGCCATGGGTGACAGGAGATGAAGCTGCTCCCTGGACTGGGAGGAGAAGGCCAGGCAGGGTCCCACGGCATGGGTGACAGGAGATGAAGCTGCTCCCTGGACTGGGAGGAGAAGGCCAGGCAGGGTCCCACGCGATGGGTGACAGGAGATGAAGCTGCTCCCTGGATTGGGGGGAGAGGAGGCCAGGCAGGGTCCCACGCGATGGGTGACAGGAGATGAAGCTGCTCCCCGGACTGGGGAGAGGAGGCCGGGCAGGGTCCCACGCGCTGGGTGACAGGAGATGAAGCTGCTCCCTGGACTGGGGAGAGGAGGCCAGGCAGGGTCCCACGCGATGGGTGACAGGAGATGAAGCTGCTCCCTGGACTGGGAGGAGAAGGCCAGGCAGGGTCCCACGCGATGGGTGACAGGAGATGAAGCTGCTCCCTGGATTGGGAGGAGAAGGCCAGGCAGGGTCCCACGCGATGGGTGACACGAGATGAAGCTGCTCCCTGGACTCGGAGGAGAAGGCCAGGCAGGGTCCCACGCGATGGGTGACAGGAGATGAAGCTGCTCCCCGGACTGGGGAGAGGAGGCCGGGCAGGGTCCCACGCGATGGGTGACAGGAGATGAAGCTGCTCCCCGGACTGGGGAGAGGAGGCCGGGCAGGGTCCCACGCGATGGGTGACAGGAGATGAAGCTGCTCCCCGGACTGGGGAGAGGAGGCCGGGCAGGGTCCCACGCGCTGGGTGACAGGAGATGAAGCTGCTCCCCGGACTGGGGAGAGGAGGCCGGGCAGGGTCCCACGCGCTGGGTGACAGGAGATGAAGCTGCTCCCCGGACTGGGAGGAGAAGGCCGGGCAGGGTCCCACGCGCTGGGTGACAGGAACCATCTCTCTGTCTGGATGAAAACCATGTCTTTGCAGCT
This genomic interval carries:
- the FEN1 gene encoding flap endonuclease 1, whose protein sequence is MGIHGLAKLIADVAPGAIRENDIKSYFGRKVAIDASMSIYQFLIAVRQGAEVLQNEEGETTSHLMGMFYRTIRMVENGIKPVYVFDGKPPQLKSGELAKRTERRAEAEKHLQEAQEAGEENNIEKYSKRLVKVTQQHTDECKKLLTLMGIPYVEAPGEAEASCATLVKAGKVYAAATEDMDCLTFGSPVLMRHLTASETKKLPIQEFHLNRILQDLQLTWEQFVDLCILLGCDYCESIRGIGPKRAVDLIREHKTIERIVQQLDTKKYPLPENWLHKEAQKLFLEPDVVNPDAVELKWTEPNEEQLVQFMCGEKQFNEERIRNGVKRLSKSRQGSTQGRLDDFFKVTGSITSAKRKEPETKGSAKKKAKTSTAAAAKAKKGK
- the TMEM258 gene encoding dolichyl-diphosphooligosaccharide--protein glycosyltransferase subunit TMEM258, giving the protein MELEAMSRYTSPVNPAVFPHLTVVLLAIGMFFTAWFFVYEVTSTKYTRDIYKELLISLVASLFMGFGVLFLLLWVGIYV